The proteins below come from a single Ptychodera flava strain L36383 chromosome 6, AS_Pfla_20210202, whole genome shotgun sequence genomic window:
- the LOC139135044 gene encoding apicoplast pyruvate carrier 1-like isoform X2, which produces MSSASRSGRKWRGMVAVVGGILINLSIGIYTTFGNLSPYLTSYIRKRSKPSNLTYEMATWIFTSGGIMQAICVYLGGLLDNKFGARLTVFIGSTILSAGVLLTYFSIKYSFYLVIITYGVMIGIGGSFAYGTVITCGMRWFPQHKGIVSGLVATGIGGSSLLFNQLQTAYINPKNLLPTETPAGKYFDQKEILDRTPTCFLFLGGCCIVLQLIGTLFMVDPPESEILSLNRESTSERLHIVSKGDEKDSRSSGNNLKPSAVVRTRAFWTLWFTFALNMVTDVLVSSMYKNARTS; this is translated from the exons ATGTCCAGTGCTAGTCGGAGCGGTAGAAAATGGCGTGGAATGGTCGCTGTTGTAGGTGGAATATTGATTAATCTCTCAATAGGTATATATACCACATTTG GTAACCTATCTCCATACTTAACATCCTACATCAGAAAACGAAGCAAACCATCAAATCTTACATACGAG ATGGCAACATGGATATTTACATCAGGTGGCATTATGCAAGCAATCTGTGTATACCTTGGTGGTCTCTTAGATAACAAGTTTGGAGCACGCTTGACAGTATTCATCGGCAGTACTATTCTAAG TGCTGGTGTATTGCTGACGTATTTTAGCATCAAGTACTCATTTTACCTTGTAATTATCACATACGGAGTGATGATTGGTATAGGTGGTAGTTTTGCCTATGGAACGGTCATCACTTGCGGAATGAGG TGGTTTCCGCAACACAAGGGTATTGTCAGTGGTCTTGTAGCCACTGGAATCGGTGGCAGCAGCTTATTATTCAATCAACTTCAGACTGCATATATTAATCCCAAAAATCTCTTGCCAACAGAGACGCCCGCCGGAAA GTATTTTGACCAAAAGGAAATATTGGATAGAACACCGACATGTTTCTTGTTTCTTGGAGGTTGCTGTATAGTTCTCCAACTCATTGGAACGCTATTCATGGTCGACCCTCCAGAAAGTGAA ATATTGTCTCTGAACAGGGAGAGTACGTCTGAAAGACTTCATATCGTTTCCAAAGGCGATGAAAAAGACTCAAGAAGCAGTGGCAATAACTTGAAACCTAGTGCAGTTGTTCGGACCAGAGCATTCTGGACATTGTGGTTTACATTTGCTCTCAACATGGTAACCGATGTGTTGGTATCATCTATGTACAAA AATGCCAGGACATCGTAA
- the LOC139135044 gene encoding apicoplast pyruvate carrier 1-like isoform X1, producing the protein MSSASRSGRKWRGMVAVVGGILINLSIGIYTTFGNLSPYLTSYIRKRSKPSNLTYEMATWIFTSGGIMQAICVYLGGLLDNKFGARLTVFIGSTILSAGVLLTYFSIKYSFYLVIITYGVMIGIGGSFAYGTVITCGMRWFPQHKGIVSGLVATGIGGSSLLFNQLQTAYINPKNLLPTETPAGKYFDQKEILDRTPTCFLFLGGCCIVLQLIGTLFMVDPPESEILSLNRESTSERLHIVSKGDEKDSRSSGNNLKPSAVVRTRAFWTLWFTFALNMVTDVLVSSMYKVRVCIHSAIPICVICSHESENVIS; encoded by the exons ATGTCCAGTGCTAGTCGGAGCGGTAGAAAATGGCGTGGAATGGTCGCTGTTGTAGGTGGAATATTGATTAATCTCTCAATAGGTATATATACCACATTTG GTAACCTATCTCCATACTTAACATCCTACATCAGAAAACGAAGCAAACCATCAAATCTTACATACGAG ATGGCAACATGGATATTTACATCAGGTGGCATTATGCAAGCAATCTGTGTATACCTTGGTGGTCTCTTAGATAACAAGTTTGGAGCACGCTTGACAGTATTCATCGGCAGTACTATTCTAAG TGCTGGTGTATTGCTGACGTATTTTAGCATCAAGTACTCATTTTACCTTGTAATTATCACATACGGAGTGATGATTGGTATAGGTGGTAGTTTTGCCTATGGAACGGTCATCACTTGCGGAATGAGG TGGTTTCCGCAACACAAGGGTATTGTCAGTGGTCTTGTAGCCACTGGAATCGGTGGCAGCAGCTTATTATTCAATCAACTTCAGACTGCATATATTAATCCCAAAAATCTCTTGCCAACAGAGACGCCCGCCGGAAA GTATTTTGACCAAAAGGAAATATTGGATAGAACACCGACATGTTTCTTGTTTCTTGGAGGTTGCTGTATAGTTCTCCAACTCATTGGAACGCTATTCATGGTCGACCCTCCAGAAAGTGAA ATATTGTCTCTGAACAGGGAGAGTACGTCTGAAAGACTTCATATCGTTTCCAAAGGCGATGAAAAAGACTCAAGAAGCAGTGGCAATAACTTGAAACCTAGTGCAGTTGTTCGGACCAGAGCATTCTGGACATTGTGGTTTACATTTGCTCTCAACATGGTAACCGATGTGTTGGTATCATCTATGTACAAAGTAAGGGTTTGTATACATTCTGCTATCCCCATCTGTGTTATTTGTTCACACGAAAGTGAAAATGTAATCTCGTGA